A genomic segment from Pseudanabaena sp. BC1403 encodes:
- a CDS encoding Uma2 family endonuclease, with amino-acid sequence MTATIQCRYSLDEYRVIADTSEEKCEYHDGEIIAMTGGTVKHSRLSRNMLNLLDSKLQNTSFEAINNDLRLWIPDYRRGVYPDAMVFDGALQFNGDREDEVLNPLLIVEVLSPSTEEYDRTDKFRMYRSIPSFCEYLLIRQNKIFVERYSKQAQIWTYSDFDGLEQSILLDSLNIELAIAEIYRGLEF; translated from the coding sequence ATGACTGCCACCATTCAATGCCGTTACAGTCTCGATGAATATCGTGTGATCGCTGATACCTCTGAAGAAAAATGTGAGTACCACGATGGAGAAATTATTGCAATGACTGGTGGAACTGTTAAACATAGCCGTCTTAGTCGGAATATGCTTAATCTTCTGGATAGTAAGCTGCAAAACACGAGCTTTGAAGCAATTAATAACGATCTAAGGCTATGGATTCCTGATTATCGACGTGGCGTATATCCAGATGCGATGGTTTTTGATGGGGCTTTGCAATTTAATGGCGATCGCGAAGATGAAGTCTTAAATCCGCTTTTAATTGTCGAAGTACTCTCCCCTTCAACCGAAGAATATGATCGCACTGATAAGTTTCGGATGTATCGTTCTATTCCAAGTTTCTGTGAATACTTGCTAATTCGCCAAAATAAAATTTTTGTTGAACGCTATAGTAAACAAGCCCAAATCTGGACATACAGTGATTTTGATGGTTTAGAGCAGTCGATTTTATTAGATTCCCTAAATATTGAATTAGCGATCGCTGAAATTTATCGCGGGCTTGAGTTTTAA
- a CDS encoding PIN domain-containing protein, with amino-acid sequence MKYRIYMDVCCLNRPLDDSQQDRIRLETEAILSIYRKCRVGEWLLISSEVIDLEIAKTPNIKRLEQLKLAISIAKEKIILANEIKQRVIELTEIGFKSFDAAHVASAEFGGVDVFLTTDDRLLKRSIKYSDQLRVKVSNPVQWFIDVSKTQGD; translated from the coding sequence GTGAAATATCGAATTTACATGGATGTCTGTTGTCTAAATCGACCGTTAGACGATTCACAACAGGATCGGATAAGGTTGGAGACCGAAGCCATCCTATCGATTTATCGAAAATGTCGAGTTGGAGAATGGTTGTTGATTAGTAGTGAGGTGATTGACTTAGAAATCGCTAAAACCCCGAATATTAAGAGGCTAGAACAACTAAAGTTAGCAATTTCTATTGCTAAAGAGAAAATTATTCTTGCAAATGAAATTAAGCAACGTGTGATTGAATTAACTGAAATTGGGTTTAAATCGTTTGATGCCGCTCATGTTGCTAGTGCAGAGTTTGGTGGTGTGGATGTTTTCCTGACGACTGATGATCGCCTATTAAAACGATCTATTAAATACAGTGATCAGCTAAGGGTTAAGGTAAGCAATCCAGTGCAATGGTTTATTGATGTTAGCAAAACTCAAGGGGATTAA
- a CDS encoding NINE protein has product MRTRTNAILWCFFLGAFGAHKFYLGQSGWGIAYLLFCWTGIPSLAAFIEFIMLLVMADAEFNLKFNGVTNQTTASVKDSTAALGDLKRLYDDGIITAEEYEEKRKKLLKNI; this is encoded by the coding sequence ATGAGGACTAGAACTAATGCAATTCTTTGGTGTTTTTTCTTAGGGGCATTTGGAGCGCACAAATTTTATCTAGGACAATCTGGATGGGGAATAGCTTACCTACTATTTTGCTGGACAGGTATCCCATCTCTAGCTGCTTTTATTGAGTTTATTATGCTGCTAGTCATGGCAGATGCTGAATTTAATCTTAAGTTTAACGGCGTTACCAATCAAACTACAGCCTCGGTCAAAGATTCTACGGCTGCACTTGGCGATCTCAAAAGACTTTACGATGATGGCATCATCACTGCTGAAGAGTACGAAGAAAAACGAAAAAAGCTACTTAAAAATATTTAG
- a CDS encoding helix-hairpin-helix domain-containing protein encodes MSQPSWFDQTPTWVWWSFLPALGGGAIAYAGAKTGSNIWIGIGAGFVTAGIVFYSTPYLSSFATIVWFAQIGTAFALKREYLTKTYPKHLPLPEDHKLFQAIAASRPKIEINSCSKNDLVNVLGLPIVYANDIDSLRAEGHIFTSLEELHDILEIPNATLQKIEPMVTFSYDYRQESGYSWKRVNSMSADELISIGMEPQVAIAIAKERQQRGEFKSIMDIKKRTGIPFSAYRQLT; translated from the coding sequence ATGTCTCAACCTTCATGGTTTGATCAAACGCCAACATGGGTTTGGTGGTCTTTTTTACCAGCATTGGGCGGTGGTGCGATCGCCTATGCTGGTGCAAAAACTGGCTCGAATATTTGGATTGGTATCGGTGCAGGCTTTGTTACTGCTGGAATTGTTTTCTACTCAACCCCATATCTTTCTAGCTTTGCAACAATTGTTTGGTTTGCCCAAATTGGTACGGCTTTTGCCCTTAAGCGTGAATACTTAACAAAGACTTATCCAAAACATTTACCATTGCCTGAAGATCATAAATTATTTCAGGCGATCGCCGCTAGCCGACCCAAGATTGAGATCAATAGCTGCTCCAAGAATGACTTAGTTAATGTTTTGGGCTTACCGATCGTTTATGCCAATGATATTGACTCCTTGCGTGCTGAAGGACATATTTTCACTAGCCTAGAAGAACTACACGACATTCTCGAAATTCCGAACGCCACTCTGCAAAAAATTGAACCAATGGTCACTTTTAGCTATGACTATCGACAAGAATCAGGTTATTCATGGAAGCGGGTTAACTCCATGTCTGCGGATGAATTGATCTCAATTGGAATGGAACCACAAGTTGCGATCGCGATCGCTAAAGAGCGGCAACAACGTGGCGAATTTAAGTCAATTATGGATATCAAAAAACGTACTGGAATACCTTTTAGCGCGTATCGACAACTTACTTAA
- a CDS encoding pentapeptide repeat-containing protein: MLIFRATLKDNLAKHQLWLESHGDHGQRFSAAGANFEKTDLSGANLRKANLSGANLSEANLSEANLSESTLFGVKLSGANLNAANLSGASLSGAELQNATLQNANLTEVLLCEANLGNANLSNANLHKANLSLGIPEFVKAKNIQSLLLGSTTPFVNINQTNLKEANLRGANLSEANLDFANLFEANLSGASLQKARLFEVNLSKANLSSANLEDADLFRVKALGTDFSSANLTDACIEEWMIDRDTKLDDVICDSIYLKHVLRSLPDYILRKYCDRRPFNPKAKFAQGDFAKLISKGNAGTELEKYGSEILQEHILLEELHQIFEQLSEQYSQRYADASESDRQIILKLEIHYQSKEDLAFRERLLEAINSPNQLLTDLLQNNSFVNLSPETLVNFL, encoded by the coding sequence ATGCTAATTTTTCGAGCAACGCTAAAAGACAATTTAGCCAAACATCAATTATGGCTAGAGAGTCATGGGGATCATGGGCAAAGATTTAGTGCGGCTGGAGCTAACTTTGAGAAAACTGATCTTAGTGGCGCTAATCTGCGTAAAGCTAATCTCAGTGGTGCTAATCTCAGTGAAGCTAATCTCAGTGAAGCTAATCTCAGTGAGTCAACTTTATTTGGAGTAAAACTGAGTGGTGCAAATCTTAATGCCGCTAATCTAAGTGGTGCATCGCTGAGTGGTGCTGAACTTCAAAATGCAACGCTTCAGAATGCAAATTTGACTGAAGTACTTCTTTGTGAAGCCAATCTAGGTAACGCGAATCTCAGTAATGCTAACCTTCACAAAGCCAATCTCAGCCTCGGTATCCCAGAATTTGTTAAAGCAAAAAATATTCAGTCTCTCTTGTTAGGAAGTACGACTCCTTTTGTAAATATCAATCAAACTAATCTAAAAGAAGCGAATCTGAGAGGAGCTAATCTCAGTGAAGCAAATCTTGATTTTGCGAACCTTTTTGAAGCAAACCTTAGTGGTGCAAGTTTACAGAAGGCAAGACTATTTGAGGTTAATCTTAGCAAGGCTAATCTCTCTTCTGCCAATCTTGAGGACGCAGATCTATTTCGAGTAAAGGCGCTAGGAACTGACTTTAGTTCTGCAAATCTCACTGACGCTTGTATTGAAGAATGGATGATCGATCGCGACACTAAGTTGGATGATGTGATCTGTGATTCCATCTATTTAAAGCATGTTCTGAGAAGTTTACCTGATTACATTCTCAGAAAATATTGCGATCGCCGTCCGTTTAATCCCAAGGCAAAATTTGCTCAAGGTGATTTTGCAAAGTTGATTAGCAAGGGAAATGCAGGTACAGAATTAGAGAAGTATGGCTCAGAGATTCTCCAAGAACATATTCTTCTTGAAGAACTACATCAAATTTTTGAGCAATTGTCTGAGCAATATTCACAACGATACGCTGATGCATCGGAAAGCGATCGCCAAATAATTCTTAAATTAGAAATTCACTATCAGTCTAAAGAAGATTTGGCATTTAGAGAGCGTTTATTGGAAGCAATCAATTCACCAAACCAACTATTAACTGATCTATTACAAAATAATTCTTTTGTAAATTTATCTCCAGAAACTCTAGTAAATTTTTTATAG
- a CDS encoding SLC13 family permease, with translation MATWQAILSLVTFISVIVLLITEWLHFTIAAFLGALILIVANVMTMPEAIGYIGKSHGTLGLFFGVMVMVRSFQPTKVFEFLSTQMVILAKGRGDRLLLGIVAITTPICAVLPNATTVMLLAPLIPPMAEEIGVDFVPLLILLVFVANSSGLLTIVGDPATFIVGDAINMSFVDYLLKLSLGGALAVGVIVAILPFLFRKIWNKKLENLERLPSPTINHPRVLIVGAVITAFVLIFFVIGESLPVPVTPATVALLGAALALMLSHHSKIDSVQHILRDVDWSTLIFFMCIFVLIGGLEKTGVIGSMSGILAAILGKNIALGSIILIFFVGLISSVVPNIPLVVAMVPLLKQYVVNVGLAGSEILSPDFAGQLPAIVLPLFYAMMYGATLGGNGTLVGASANIVAAGVAEQHGRRISFKTFLRYGIPVMILQLVVAAIYVTLRFLIF, from the coding sequence ATGGCAACTTGGCAAGCAATACTGTCGCTGGTTACCTTTATCAGCGTGATCGTTCTACTAATTACTGAGTGGCTACATTTTACGATCGCTGCTTTTCTGGGTGCGCTCATTCTGATCGTAGCTAATGTAATGACCATGCCCGAAGCCATTGGGTACATTGGCAAAAGTCATGGCACTTTAGGACTTTTCTTTGGCGTGATGGTGATGGTACGTTCCTTTCAACCAACTAAAGTCTTTGAGTTTCTTTCCACTCAGATGGTAATCCTCGCTAAAGGTAGAGGCGATCGCTTGCTATTAGGTATAGTCGCCATTACCACTCCAATCTGTGCCGTTTTACCCAATGCCACAACTGTAATGTTACTAGCACCGCTCATTCCGCCTATGGCAGAGGAAATCGGAGTGGATTTTGTACCACTACTAATTTTGCTGGTATTTGTGGCAAATAGCTCAGGCTTATTAACTATTGTTGGCGATCCTGCAACTTTTATTGTCGGTGATGCAATCAACATGAGCTTCGTCGATTATTTGCTCAAACTAAGTCTTGGTGGTGCGCTAGCTGTTGGTGTGATTGTGGCTATATTGCCATTTCTATTTCGCAAAATCTGGAATAAAAAGTTAGAAAACCTTGAGCGCCTTCCTAGTCCTACCATCAATCATCCCCGTGTACTTATCGTTGGAGCAGTTATTACTGCCTTTGTGCTGATATTTTTTGTGATTGGTGAATCATTGCCAGTTCCTGTAACGCCAGCAACCGTCGCTTTATTAGGAGCCGCCCTAGCTCTGATGCTATCGCACCATAGCAAAATCGACTCTGTTCAGCATATTTTGCGAGATGTTGATTGGAGTACCTTGATTTTCTTTATGTGTATTTTCGTGCTCATAGGCGGACTCGAAAAAACAGGTGTCATTGGCAGTATGTCAGGAATCTTAGCGGCAATTTTAGGGAAAAATATTGCTCTTGGTTCGATTATTCTAATCTTTTTTGTAGGATTGATTTCCAGTGTTGTTCCAAATATCCCCCTTGTTGTCGCAATGGTTCCCTTACTAAAGCAATATGTGGTAAATGTCGGTTTAGCTGGCTCTGAGATTCTCTCACCCGATTTTGCAGGTCAGTTACCAGCGATCGTATTACCTCTGTTTTACGCAATGATGTATGGAGCAACCCTTGGCGGTAATGGAACTTTAGTGGGAGCTTCGGCAAATATTGTCGCCGCAGGCGTTGCTGAACAACATGGGCGAAGAATTTCATTTAAGACATTTTTGCGTTATGGCATTCCTGTAATGATCTTGCAGCTTGTGGTTGCAGCTATATATGTCACCTTGCGATTTTTAATTTTTTGA
- a CDS encoding glutamate synthase subunit beta, with amino-acid sequence MGKPTGFIEYLREAPTEIPPSDRIKNWDEFHVHMPDENLRIQGARCMDCGTPFCHTGNLISGMASGCPVNNLIPEWNDLVYRGLWREALDRLHKTNNFPEFTGRVCPAPCEGSCVLGITNPPVTIKNIEYSIIDKGWEEGWIVPEPPAKRTGKKVAVIGSGPAGLSAAAQLNKAGHWVTVYERADRPGGLLMYGIPNMKLDKQKVVLRRLDILEKEGVKFICNTEIGKDMPAEDLLKEFDAVVICTGATKPRDLSIEGRELKGIHFAMEFLTANTKAVINGKSGEDFISAQGKDVVIIGGGDTGTDCVGTSIRHGCNSVVQLEIMPKPPETRAKDNPWPEWPKVYKMDYGQEEASAKFGDDPRAYITTATKIEGDENGQVKAVHTVQVQWERNDKGQFIPKQVAGTEKVIPAQIILLAMGFLGPEQPLLDSLGVERDARSNVKANHGQFTTSLPSVFAAGDCRRGQSLIVWAINEGRGAARECDRYLMGDTDLP; translated from the coding sequence ATGGGAAAACCGACAGGATTTATTGAGTACCTCCGCGAAGCACCGACGGAAATACCACCAAGCGATCGCATCAAAAACTGGGATGAATTTCACGTCCATATGCCCGATGAAAATCTCCGCATACAGGGCGCTAGATGCATGGACTGTGGTACGCCATTTTGCCATACAGGCAATCTAATTAGTGGCATGGCAAGCGGATGCCCAGTCAATAACCTGATTCCCGAATGGAACGACTTGGTATATCGCGGACTTTGGCGCGAAGCCCTTGATCGTCTACATAAAACCAATAATTTCCCAGAATTTACAGGTCGTGTTTGTCCCGCACCCTGCGAAGGTTCATGTGTATTGGGGATCACGAATCCACCTGTGACAATTAAGAATATCGAATATTCGATCATTGACAAGGGATGGGAAGAAGGGTGGATCGTTCCCGAACCTCCTGCTAAACGCACTGGGAAGAAAGTTGCAGTAATTGGCTCTGGCCCCGCAGGATTAAGCGCTGCCGCCCAGCTTAATAAGGCAGGGCATTGGGTAACTGTCTATGAACGTGCCGATCGCCCAGGGGGATTGCTAATGTATGGCATTCCCAACATGAAGTTGGACAAGCAGAAAGTGGTATTGCGTCGATTGGATATCCTAGAAAAAGAAGGCGTGAAATTCATTTGCAATACCGAAATTGGCAAAGATATGCCTGCGGAAGACTTGCTAAAAGAATTTGATGCAGTTGTAATTTGTACTGGTGCAACCAAGCCCCGTGATTTAAGTATCGAAGGACGGGAACTTAAAGGCATCCATTTTGCCATGGAATTTTTGACGGCAAATACTAAGGCAGTTATTAACGGTAAGTCAGGAGAAGACTTCATTTCTGCACAGGGCAAGGATGTTGTGATCATCGGCGGCGGTGACACAGGAACCGACTGCGTTGGCACATCGATCCGCCATGGCTGTAATAGTGTTGTCCAGCTAGAAATCATGCCCAAGCCACCAGAAACCCGTGCTAAGGATAATCCTTGGCCTGAATGGCCGAAAGTCTACAAGATGGACTATGGACAAGAGGAAGCAAGTGCAAAGTTTGGTGACGATCCCAGAGCTTATATCACTACTGCAACTAAAATCGAGGGAGATGAAAACGGTCAGGTCAAAGCTGTCCATACTGTACAAGTGCAATGGGAACGAAATGACAAAGGTCAGTTCATTCCTAAGCAAGTGGCTGGAACTGAAAAGGTAATTCCTGCTCAGATTATCCTATTAGCTATGGGTTTTCTTGGCCCAGAGCAACCACTGCTTGATTCTCTTGGTGTGGAACGTGATGCCCGTAGTAACGTCAAAGCTAATCATGGTCAATTCACCACCAGCCTTCCGAGTGTTTTTGCGGCGGGAGACTGTCGCCGTGGCCAAAGCCTAATTGTCTGGGCAATTAACGAAGGTCGTGGCGCTGCGCGTGAATGCGATCGCTATCTCATGGGTGACACAGATTTACCCTAG
- a CDS encoding acyl-CoA desaturase, producing the protein MQERNESQQFVISQEKEPAKKLKFAKNSGFQAELRRRVDELFQSSDLRERDCPQMYAKTIILLLSFFGIYSGLIFLAQTWWQVIPLCIVLGVITAGIGFSIQHDGAHHAYSSHAWVNKLMSMSLDLIGGSSYVWHWKHDVLHHTYVNIAGYDMDLEVGIFGRLSPSHARLPFHRWQQYYLWLLYGLLAIKWHFYDDFYCLITGKIGDRTYPRPKQANLAIFFIGKLVFFTIAFVIPLLFHSIWLVLASYGLVAVTLGVVLSVVFQLAHVVEEANFPTPIAESSVIENDWAIHQIETTVNFSRNNAYVTWLLGGLNFQIEHHLFPNICHINYPVISKVVEQTCREFGVKYNQHSSLWAGFLSHYRWLRRMGTYSALQSNPNQ; encoded by the coding sequence ATGCAAGAGCGAAATGAATCTCAGCAGTTTGTGATTAGTCAAGAGAAAGAACCAGCAAAAAAACTAAAATTTGCTAAGAACAGTGGCTTTCAGGCTGAACTGAGACGAAGAGTTGACGAACTTTTTCAAAGCAGTGATCTTAGGGAACGTGATTGTCCACAAATGTATGCCAAGACAATAATCTTGCTACTAAGTTTTTTTGGAATATATTCTGGATTAATCTTCTTGGCTCAGACATGGTGGCAAGTAATTCCCCTTTGTATTGTGCTAGGTGTTATTACCGCAGGAATCGGGTTTAGTATTCAGCACGATGGTGCACACCATGCTTATTCAAGTCATGCATGGGTAAATAAGCTCATGTCCATGAGTTTAGATTTGATTGGCGGCAGTTCTTATGTTTGGCATTGGAAACATGATGTGCTGCATCATACCTATGTGAATATTGCTGGTTACGATATGGATTTAGAAGTGGGAATTTTTGGGCGACTTTCTCCTTCCCATGCCCGACTTCCATTTCATCGTTGGCAACAATATTATTTGTGGCTGTTGTATGGTTTGCTAGCGATCAAATGGCATTTTTATGATGACTTTTATTGCCTGATTACTGGCAAAATTGGCGATCGCACTTATCCTCGTCCAAAACAAGCCAATCTCGCCATATTTTTTATTGGAAAGCTAGTCTTTTTTACAATTGCCTTTGTAATTCCTTTGCTATTCCATTCGATCTGGTTAGTTTTAGCTAGTTATGGACTAGTTGCTGTAACTTTAGGAGTCGTACTTAGTGTAGTCTTCCAATTAGCTCATGTAGTCGAAGAGGCGAATTTTCCGACACCAATTGCAGAATCTAGCGTTATTGAGAATGATTGGGCAATTCATCAGATCGAAACTACGGTGAACTTCTCGCGTAATAATGCTTATGTGACATGGTTACTGGGTGGGCTCAATTTCCAAATTGAGCATCACCTATTCCCTAATATTTGTCATATTAATTATCCTGTAATTTCTAAAGTGGTTGAGCAGACTTGTCGAGAATTTGGGGTGAAATATAACCAGCATAGTTCTCTCTGGGCAGGATTTTTATCTCATTACCGTTGGCTACGGCGTATGGGGACATATAGCGCATTGCAATCAAACCCGAACCAATAA
- a CDS encoding diguanylate cyclase, whose amino-acid sequence MQFNTALGFLLISLALLGLTNNRRGFVKYIGITSILLGGLTLIQHIFGVNLYIDELFMKHYITISTSTPGRMAPNTALNFLLSGISILTMSAMRISLTQILVSSFLGSVTMGLGSVAFLGYLSNVETAYGWGNLTKMAIHTAIGFIIVGLMLILVARYLSWKTQQKSPTVLLPLILGILGFTITICLWQALYSAELYITTQYGIKTKNFVAEGILIFGGLFSIVIAIAVWFAIRSREQLRALRLAQEEILILNQQLEKISYLDSLTEIPNRRSFDAFIEKEFERAFRNQHSIALILLDIDYFKAYNDHYGHQMGDYCLQQVAQTINNMAQCKTDMAARYGGEEFVLLLTDTMPADAEKAASMTLQAIANLQIPHEKSKVSSFVTISAGISVCVPSIDTTIKELIHHADLALYEAKAQGRSRIVTTKF is encoded by the coding sequence ATGCAGTTCAATACAGCTCTGGGTTTTTTACTTATAAGTCTAGCGCTTTTGGGTTTAACAAATAATCGCAGGGGTTTTGTTAAGTACATTGGAATTACGTCAATTTTATTAGGAGGATTAACTCTAATTCAACATATTTTCGGGGTGAATTTGTATATTGACGAATTATTTATGAAGCATTACATTACGATCTCCACCTCTACACCTGGACGAATGGCTCCAAATACTGCTTTAAATTTTTTATTAAGCGGCATTTCCATTCTAACAATGTCAGCGATGAGAATTAGTCTAACCCAAATCTTAGTTAGTAGCTTTTTGGGATCTGTGACTATGGGGCTTGGAAGTGTCGCTTTCCTTGGGTATTTGTCTAATGTTGAAACAGCTTATGGCTGGGGAAATCTAACGAAGATGGCAATCCATACTGCGATCGGTTTCATCATCGTGGGGTTAATGTTAATTCTAGTAGCAAGATATTTGAGTTGGAAAACACAACAAAAATCACCTACAGTATTGCTGCCACTGATCCTCGGTATTTTAGGCTTTACGATTACTATTTGCCTTTGGCAAGCACTCTATTCGGCTGAATTATATATCACGACTCAATATGGCATTAAAACAAAAAATTTTGTTGCAGAAGGAATTCTAATTTTTGGGGGATTATTTTCAATTGTCATTGCGATCGCTGTATGGTTCGCAATCCGATCTCGTGAGCAGTTACGGGCTCTCAGATTAGCTCAAGAAGAAATCTTGATTCTCAATCAACAATTAGAAAAAATATCTTATCTTGATAGTTTGACCGAAATTCCTAATCGTCGTTCATTTGATGCTTTCATAGAAAAGGAATTCGAGAGAGCCTTTCGTAATCAACATTCTATAGCTTTAATTTTGTTGGATATTGATTACTTCAAAGCTTATAACGATCATTATGGACACCAAATGGGCGATTATTGTCTTCAACAAGTTGCTCAGACCATCAATAACATGGCTCAGTGTAAAACTGATATGGCGGCTCGTTATGGTGGCGAAGAATTTGTTTTATTGTTAACTGATACCATGCCTGCGGATGCTGAAAAAGCTGCCTCAATGACACTACAGGCGATCGCTAATTTGCAAATTCCCCATGAGAAATCCAAGGTTAGTTCTTTTGTTACCATCAGTGCTGGCATCAGTGTCTGCGTTCCTTCTATTGACACAACTATTAAAGAATTAATTCATCACGCAGATCTAGCTTTGTATGAAGCCAAAGCTCAAGGTAGATCTCGTATTGTTACTACAAAATTTTAA
- a CDS encoding (Fe-S)-binding protein, whose translation MQVSDKPNSENLPQNLIEPNSQIFSQTFDAKNPPNSQLIDACVHCGFCLSTCPSYRVIGKETDSPRGRIYLMDGINEGDIPLSPAIAQHFDTCLGCLACVTTCPSGVQYDQLIESTRAQVERNHPRSLPEKLLRQFIFSTFPYPNRLRILLAPLLAYQKLGLQKLVRSQGWLEKFLPKQLAAMESVLPELTPQAFQDNLPEVIAAQGEKRYRVGMLLGCVQRVFLPEVNNATVRVLTANGCEVVVPKLQGCCGALSHHQGQESQTLELAKQTIDAFAELNLDAVLVNASGCGHTLKEYGHILKDDPIYAERAKLFSQKVKDVQEFLDHVGLTAKLSPLQDQPLAIAYQDACHMLHGQKISLEPRRLLRQIPNVQLRESVDASLCCGSAGIYNILQPEVGHELGEMKVTNLTDTGAQLIASANVGCITQIRKHLKLQNKNVLLMHPMELLDYSIRGKKLDKQN comes from the coding sequence ATGCAAGTTTCTGACAAGCCAAACTCTGAAAACCTACCTCAAAATTTGATTGAGCCAAATTCTCAAATCTTCTCACAAACATTTGATGCTAAGAATCCACCAAATTCACAGCTAATTGATGCTTGTGTACATTGTGGATTTTGTTTGTCTACTTGTCCTAGTTATCGTGTCATTGGAAAAGAAACAGATTCGCCTCGCGGCAGAATTTATTTAATGGATGGAATCAATGAAGGTGATATTCCTTTGTCGCCTGCGATCGCACAGCACTTTGATACTTGCCTAGGATGTCTTGCCTGTGTAACTACTTGCCCATCAGGTGTGCAATATGACCAACTAATTGAATCAACTCGCGCTCAAGTTGAGAGAAATCATCCGCGATCGCTACCTGAAAAACTATTACGTCAATTTATCTTCTCAACTTTTCCCTATCCCAATCGTCTAAGGATTTTGCTTGCACCTCTATTGGCTTATCAGAAACTAGGCTTACAAAAATTAGTGAGATCGCAAGGTTGGTTAGAAAAGTTTTTGCCCAAGCAACTAGCTGCAATGGAATCAGTGCTACCCGAATTGACTCCCCAAGCTTTTCAGGATAATTTACCTGAAGTAATTGCTGCCCAAGGAGAAAAGCGTTACCGTGTGGGAATGCTCTTGGGTTGTGTGCAACGTGTATTTTTACCAGAGGTGAATAATGCAACAGTGCGCGTACTAACGGCAAATGGATGTGAAGTTGTAGTTCCCAAATTGCAAGGTTGCTGTGGTGCATTATCCCATCACCAAGGACAGGAATCCCAAACTCTAGAACTTGCAAAGCAGACCATTGATGCTTTTGCCGAATTAAATCTTGATGCAGTGCTGGTTAATGCTTCAGGCTGCGGACATACATTGAAAGAATATGGTCATATTTTGAAAGATGATCCTATTTATGCAGAGAGAGCGAAGCTTTTCTCTCAAAAAGTAAAGGATGTTCAAGAATTTCTTGATCATGTGGGATTGACTGCAAAGCTCTCTCCTTTGCAAGATCAACCTTTAGCGATCGCCTATCAAGATGCTTGCCATATGCTTCATGGACAAAAGATCAGCCTTGAGCCACGTCGTTTGTTGCGTCAAATTCCTAATGTTCAATTAAGGGAATCAGTTGATGCTTCTTTATGCTGCGGCAGTGCGGGAATTTATAACATTTTACAACCAGAAGTTGGACATGAATTGGGAGAGATGAAGGTAACCAATCTCACGGATACTGGCGCTCAATTAATAGCTTCGGCGAATGTTGGCTGCATTACCCAAATTCGCAAGCATTTAAAGTTGCAAAATAAAAATGTTCTCCTCATGCATCCAATGGAGCTATTAGATTATTCTATCCGAGGCAAAAAATTGGACAAGCAAAATTGA